In a genomic window of Nitrospiria bacterium:
- a CDS encoding DUF4149 domain-containing protein has product MKILTSLFVWLELLGLGVWVGGMVILGAVVAPTVFNTVKPVEMAGEAMSLVFHRFNGEWVFVCIGLVVLGFIGKWLTAPPQGIRMRIEATLVILLVGSGLYIGAILGPRMQELRQITLTDRSNGAAVAEFDLDHRRSVQLFSVNILLGLAVLWMNSRISGASNRKEG; this is encoded by the coding sequence ATGAAGATCCTGACCTCTCTGTTTGTCTGGCTGGAATTGCTCGGCCTGGGCGTCTGGGTCGGCGGGATGGTGATTTTGGGGGCCGTGGTCGCGCCCACCGTGTTCAATACCGTAAAGCCGGTTGAAATGGCGGGGGAGGCGATGAGCCTCGTATTCCACCGGTTTAACGGCGAATGGGTGTTTGTGTGCATCGGCCTCGTGGTCCTGGGTTTCATCGGGAAATGGCTGACGGCCCCGCCGCAGGGAATCCGGATGAGAATCGAGGCGACCCTCGTCATCCTGTTGGTTGGGTCCGGGCTTTACATCGGAGCGATTCTGGGGCCGAGAATGCAGGAGCTCCGCCAGATCACCCTGACCGATCGTTCCAACGGTGCGGCGGTCGCGGAATTTGATCTCGACCACAGGCGGTCGGTGCAGTTGTTCTCGGTCAACATCCTCCTGGGGCTGGCCGTGTTATGGATGAATTCCAGGATCTCCGGGGCTTCAAATCGTAAGGAGGGGTGA